The proteins below come from a single Gossypium raimondii isolate GPD5lz chromosome 2, ASM2569854v1, whole genome shotgun sequence genomic window:
- the LOC105788228 gene encoding endoglucanase 6 — protein sequence MEKSMSMAPLLLMVLCLPFALGWHDYNQALSKSILFFEAQRSGYLPHNQRVTWRANSGLNDGKASGVDLVGGYYDAGDNVKFGLPMAFTITMMSWSIIEYGKPMAANGELGHAMEAVKWGTDYLIKAHPEPYVLYGEVGDGNTDHYCWQRPEDMTTDRHAYRIDPSNPGSDLAGETAAAMAAASIVFRRSNPAYSSELLHHAYQLFDFADKYKGKYDSSITVAQKYYRSVSGYNDELLWAAAWLYQASNNQYYLNYLGKNGDSMGGTGWAMTEFGWDVKYAGVQTLVAKFLMQGKAGMHAPVFERYHQKAEHFMCSLIGKGTRNVQKTPGGLMFRQRWNNMQFVTSASFLATVYSDYLASSKGTLRCAAGNVAPTQLLSFAKSQVDYLLGDNPRGTSYMVGYGNNFPRQVHHRGSSIVSIKVDSKFIACRQGYAAWYTRKASDPNVLTGAVVGGPDAYDNFADERNNYEQTEPATYNNAPLLGILARLGSGHSGYNQLLPEAVPVPKPVAAKPKAEPKAKSTPNPATTSSPIFIQQKMTTSWNEKGRTYYRYSIVMTNKSSKTLNDLKLSISKLYGPIWGLTKSGNSYGFPTHLNSLPAGKSLEFVYIHAASPADVSVSSYNLA from the exons ATGGAGAAATCAATGTCAATGGCTCCTCTGCTTTTAATGGTACTCTGTCTTCCTTTTGCATTGGGTTGGCATGACTATAACCAAGCTCTAAGTAAGAGCATACTCTTCTTTGAAGCTCAGAGATCTGGTTATCTTCCTCATAACCAGAGAGTCACATGGCGAGCTAATTCCGGCTTGAATGACGGCAAAGCCAGTGGG GTGGATCTGGTAGGAGGGTACTATGATGCAGGGGACAATGTGAAGTTTGGTCTTCCAATGGCATTCACCATAACAATGATGTCCTGGAGTATAATAGAGTACGGCAAACCAATGGCTGCAAATGGAGAGCTCGGCCATGCCATGGAAGCCGTCAAGTGGGGTACTGACTATCTTATCAAAGCCCACCCGGAACCTTATGTCCTTTACGGAgag gtgGGAGATGGAAACACTGACCATTACTGTTGGCAAAGACCCGAAGACATGACAACCGACCGTCATGCTTACAGGATTGACCCGAGCAACCCCGGGTCGGATCTTGCCGGTGAAACTGCAGCTGCCATGGCTGCCGCTTCAATCGTCTTTCGCCGCTCCAACCCTGCATATTCCAGCGAGCTTCTTCACCACGCTTATCAG CTATTCGATTTTGCTGATAAGTACAAAGGCAAATACGACAGCAGCATCACAGTTGCCCAAAAATACTACCGATCCGTCAGCGGCTACAAT GACGAGTTGTTGTGGGCTGCTGCATGGCTGTACCAAGCTAGTAACAATCAGTACTACTTGAACTATCTTGGAAAGAATGGTGACTCAATGGGCGGAACCGGCTGGGCCATGACTGAGTTTGGTTGGGACGTTAAGTACGCTGGGGTTCAGACCCTTGTCGCCAAG TTCTTAATGCAAGGCAAAGCTGGTATGCATGCACCGGTATTTGAAAGGTACCATCAGAAGGCAGAGCATTTCATGTGTTCATTGATTGGAAAGGGTACCCGTAATGTTCAGAAGACTCCCGGTGGTTTGATGTTTCGACAGAGATGGAACAATATGCAGTTCGTGACTAGCGCGTCATTCTTAGCCACCGTCTACTCTGACTATCTCGCTTCCTCTAAAGGAACTTTGAGGTGTGCTGCTGGCAATGTTGCACCAACCCAGCTTCTTTCTTTTGCTAAATCTCAGGTGGATTACCTTCTTGGAGACAATCCAAGGGGTACAAGTTACATGGTTGGTTATGGGAACAATTTCCCTCGACAAGTTCATCACCGTGGTTCTTCGATTGTTTCCATCAAGGTTGACTCTAAATTCATAGCCTGCCGACAAGGTTATGCAGCTTGGTATACAAGGAAAGCAAGTGATCCTAATGTCCTCACTGGTGCTGTGGTTGGAGGGCCTGACGCCTATGATAACTTCGCTGATGAAAGGAACAATTATGAACAAACCGAGCCAGCTACCTACAACAATGCTCCTCTTCTTGGCATACTAGCTAGGCTCGGGAGTGGTCATTCTGGCTATAACCAGTTGCTTCCCG AGGCTGTCCCAGTTCCTAAACCAGTAGCTGCTAAACCGAAGGCAGAGCCAAAAGCCAAATCGACTCCAAATCCTG CCACAACTTCTAGTCCAATTTTCATACAGCAAAAGATGACAACTTCTTGGAATGAAAAAGGAAGAACTTATTACAGATATTCCATAGTGATGACCAACAAGTCTTCCAAGACACTAAATGATCTAAAGCTGTCTATATCAAAGCTTTATGGTCCAATATGGGGTCTCACTAAATCTGGCAATTCTTATGGTTTCCCAACACATCTCAACTCTTTACCTGCAGGGAAGAGTCTCGAGTTTGTATACATCCATGCTGCTTCTCCAGCTGATGTCTCAGTTTCAAGCTACAACTTGGCTTAA